The genomic DNA AGAAATTTCATTTAGATAGAATTAAATCCCTTTTTGATATTGACTTTATTTCCAATAGATTGAAAAAATTGAAATTGAGAATTTTTGTAGATTCTATGCATGGTTCAGCTGCAAATTGCATGGCTGAGATTTTTGCCTCTAATGACTTAGAAGTTATTTCAGAAATCAGGAAAGATGCTGATCCTTTTTTTGGAGGAAAACCTCCTGAACCTCTTTTAAATTATGTAAATGATCTAAATCAAATACTAAGGAAAAATTCAACAAATGAAGTTAAAACCCTAGGAATTATATTTGATGGTGATGGTGACAGAATTGCGGCAATTGATGAAAAAGGGAGATACTCTAGTACTCAAGATCTACTCCCATACTTTATTAGCTATTTGGGCGAAATTAAAAATAATTCTTATCCAGTTTTAAAAACTGTTAGTGGTTCAGATATTATTAAAAATATATCAGAGAGTCAAAATAGAGATGTTTTTGAACTTCCAGTTGGCTTTAAATATATTGCTGAAAAAATGATTAAAGAGAAAATATTTATTGGAGGAGAGGAATCCGGAGGAGTTGGTTTTGGTGACTTTATGCCTGAAAGAGATGCTCTATATGCTGCAATGGTTTTATTAAATGGAATTGCCGAAAAATCGCAATATTTATATCAAACCTTAGATGAAATTCAAAAAGATTTTGGGCCAAGTTTTTATAAAAGAATTGATATTAAATTTCCAAATCAGTCTGAAAAAAATAAAGTAAAAGAATTTATAATACAAAACATCCCTGAGAATATTAATAATCACAAGTTAAAAAGTATCTCAAAGATTGATGGAATAAAGTTGAGAATTGATAAAAATTTTTGGCTTCTTTTTAGGTTTTCAGGAACGGAACCTCTTTTAAGGTTATATTGTGAAGCACCAAAAAAATCTTATTTAGATGAGTTATTAGAGTGGGGTCAAGTATTTATAAATTTGACAGGAAAGTAATAATGAAAAATTTATATTTAGCCAGTAAGAATAAAGGTAAAATTGAAGAATATAAGAAATTGCTTGCTGGAGTTAATTGTAAATTATTACTCCAGCCAGAATCATTAGATGTTGAAGAGAATGGACTGACATTTAGAGATAATGCAATTAAAAAAGCGAGTGAAGTTTCTAGAAAAACTAATAATTTCTCGATAGCAGATGATTCAGGAATTTGTATTGAAGCATTAGATGGTAAACCTGGTATTTACTCATCTAGATATGCAGAAAATGATCAGAAGAGAATTGCACGAGTTTTAAAAGAACTTGATGGACTTCAAAATAGAAGTGCTTTCTTCATTGCCAATATTTGTGTTTGTTCCCCAAATGGTGAAGTGATTATTGAATCTGAGGCCAAATGTCATGGCAATATTATTTTAAAACCGAGAGGAAAAGGTGGTTTTGGGTATGACCCAATTTTTGAGGAGAGATCTACCAGATTAACTTTCGCAGAAATGAGTGATGATATTAAAGACTCTTGTAGTCATAGAGGAAAAGCATTAAAAAAAATTATTCCAGATTTAATTGAAATTTTTTCTTAAATTCCATTAACCCAAGATCCATGAAGGCCATGAGGAATTGAAATGGGTAATTCATAAACAGCTAATTCTTTTAAGTCTTTTGCGTCTAATATCACTAAATCGCTCCCTCTTCTTTCTCCGTTCCATAAAAGTATAAATATAAATCCCTCATCTTCTTGTGCAGAGTTTTCTGATGGAACCATAATTGGTTCACTTACGAATCCACTTGGGCCTGCTGACCAAGAAATCTCTTCCTTAGAAGATAAATTTATTTTTTTTATTGCTTGAAGTGGAGCATTACCCAGCTTTTGAGATGTGCTTGCCATCCAACTAAAAGTTGCTTTTAATCCTAAGTTTTTAGGATTAACAACAGCAAATTCACAACATTGTTCACTTAAAGTTTCAAGTTCACTAGTTTTTTTCTTTAGATCGATAATTGATCTTTTCAGTTTTCCTTCTGGATATTTATCAAAGTCAATATCCCTAAAATTCTCGTCTGGACCAACTGATGGGAAATCATCATAAAAAATACTATCTAATACGATTTTGGAATCTTTTTCAAAAGCATTTACATGATGAAAAACGAATCCTTCTGGAGCATCTATTGTTAACGGTGGCTGACCTCTAAATAATCCACTTTCTCTGGGGATGATAAAAAACTTTGCCTTTTTATTTGGGTTTGACTTTAGACATTGTGCTGCTCCTCTTTGACCCATTACAAATGGAAGAGGATTGAAATCAATAGCATTCTGTAAAAATATTGCCCAATTAGTTGTAATTGCGAAATCATGAAGGAATGCAAAGCCATTAAAAGTATCTTTTCTGTCAAAAATGAGCTCTCCAGAATTTGTACCAGCATTATTGAATTCCATTAATCTAATGGTACTTTTTGGCCCGGTTTGTACTCCAAAAGTGACTAAAAGTTCTGAAGATTCATTTGAGTTTAGGTCTTTTTTAGGATGAGCACTGAATGCTTCGTTAGGCTTGAGTACCCCTTTTAATGTTGTTAAACCAATAGTGTCAAGACTATCAGGATCCATTGCATGCGGACCGGCTGCTTCCCATAATGCGAGAATTTCATCTCCTAATTTAATGACATGAGTATTAGCAATATTCTTGAATTTTAGATCTAATACATTATTTAAAATTCCGCCATTTTTTTGTGTCCCAAAAACACCTCTATAAATAAATTTATTTATTTTTTCTTCTTCCAAATAGCCTTTAGTTTTAACAAATCTATTTGTTAAAAATGGCTGACCATTTTCGAATTTTATTGAAGTTATCATTCCATCGCCATCAAATGGATGATGTACCCATTGGCCTCCTCTCTCTAGTATTCCTGGTCCATTTCTTAATAATGTTCCATTTAAATTTTTAATATTATTACCTTTCCTAATTGTTAGAGGCTTTTTAGTAAGCTCTTTTTCTACATTTTGATACGCACTTGACCAATCTTCTTTATTAAAAATTTTAAATTTATCAATTTTTTTATCTTGTAAATTAGTCACAACAAAATATTCACTTTATCTATCTTCGCCAAAAATCAACTGAATTGTGGCTGATTTGAAAAAATTCCTATTTTAATCATTTTCTAAAATTCCTTTACTGCTTGGAATTGAATCAGATCTTCTTAGATCTATTTCGGTAGCCATTCTCATTGCTCTTGAAAAAGCTTTAAAGCACGCCTCAACTATATGATGTGAATTACTTCCTCGTATTTGATTAATATGCAGAGTAATACCGCTGTTATTTACAAAGGCAATAAAAAACTCTCTTACTAGTTCAGTATCATAATTTCCTATTCTAGGGGCTTTTAGTTGAAGATCATAAGAAAGATGTGGTCTGCCAGAGCAGTCTAGAGTTACTTGAACTAATGCTTCATCTAATGGGGCAAAGAAATGTCCAAATCTGCTTATTCCTTTTCTTTCTCCCAGGGCTTTTGAAAATGCTTTGCCTAATGCGATTCCTACATCTTCATTTGTATGATGATCATCAATATGGGTATCTCCAATTGCTTTTATTTTTAAATCGAACAAACCATGACTGGATATTTGATGAAGCATATGATCTAAGAATGGTATCCCTGTATCAATCTCAGAAATCCCATTTCCATCTAAGTTTATAAATACAGAAATATCTGTTTCATTCGTTTTTCTTTTTATTTCAGATTGTCTTAGAGATGACATTTTTATGCAGAAAACTTAGTTTACATTCCATTAATGCAGTAACCCGCATCAACATAAATTGTTTGGCCTGAAATGCCGCTAGAGAGATCACTCAATAAAAAAGCAGCAGTATTACCTACTTCTGTTTGAGTGACTGTTCTGCGTAAAGGAGCCTTTTCTTCAACATTGTGAATCATATCTAAAATGCCACCTATAGCAGAACTCGCAAGTGTCCTTATAGGCCCAGCACTTATTGCGTTAACTCTAACTTGTTTTTCGGGACCAAGTTCTGCAGAGAGATATCTTACTGAAGCTTCTAAAGCTGCTTTAGCAACTCCCATCACGTTATAGTTAGGAATCGCCCTTTCTGATCCTAAATAAGTTAATGAGACAACTCCAGCACCATCACTAAAAAGTGGTTTTGCTGCTTTACATAAAGGTGCTAACGAATAAGCACTTATATTTAGAGCCCTATCAAAACCCTCTGAAGTGGTAGCACTATAATCTCCAATTAATTCATCGCGTCCTGCAAATGCTAGGCAGTGAACTAATCCGTCAAGTTGTCCCCAATTGTTTTTTATATTTTTAAAGATTTCTTCAATTTGAGCTGGATTTTGAACATCAAGAGGCAAAAATAACGATGGGTTTAAAGGTTCAGTTAGTTCTCTAACTTTAGATTCGAATCTTCCCTTATCATCAGGCAAATATGTTATTCCAAGTTCTGCACCAGCTTTTGAAAGTTGTTGAGCGATACCCCATGCTATTGAACGATTGTTGGCAATTCCCGTAACAAGAATTTTTTTGCCAGTTAGATTTAGAAGCATTTTGTTTATTATTTCTATTATTCTCCTATATAAAAGTACCTATCTTTGCGGATTACTGCAAAATATACAATAATTTTCAAATATCAAAGAATTTTTAACTTGAACATGGTCAGAACAAATTCTATGGTTTTGCAACTAGGTTTTCAATTACCTAATTTCGAAATGTTAAATGCTAATTCTTCAAAAAATGAATATTTTAATTCTCATAATCTAGATAATCGGCATTTACTTTTAATGTTTGTTTGTGCCCATTGCCCATTTGTTAAATATATTGAGAATCAAATTTTCACTTTAAGTAAAGAAATTGAAAATACAGTTCAAACAGTTGCAATCTCTAGTAATGATATTGTCACTCACCCTTCAGATTCTCCTAATAATTTGAGATTACAAGCACAATCACAGGGATGGAGTTTTCCTTATTTATATGATGAAAATCAAAATTTTGCTAAGGAATTAAAAGCCGCTTGTACTCCAGATTTTTATCTTTTTTCAAATAAAGGAGATGGTGATTTTTTATTGTTTTATCATGGCCAATTAGACGACAGTAGACCAGGTAATAATATCCCTCTTTCTGGTAAAGATTTGCGCTCTGCTGTAAGAGATTTAAATCAAGATAATTCTTATCCTTCAAATCAGATACCTTCTTTAGGTTGCAATATTAAATGGACTCCTGGTAAAGAACCAAGTTGGTTTAAATGAATTAAAATTTTTTTTTACCCATAGAAATATGGTTTAGGGTTAATATATTCACTATGCAGATACCTCCATTTACTTTAAATAGGCAGTACCAAGAAATTGGCTCTGAAATTGAGAGTGAGGTTTCTAAAGTTTTAAAAGGTGGCCAGTATATCGGAGGACAAGAAATTGCCAAATTTGAGGAGAGTTTTTCCAATCTGATTGGTGTTGAAAATACTATTGGATGTAATAGTGGAACTGATGCTTTGGTATTAGCTTTGCGCGCATTAGATATTGGTGTGGGTGATGAAGTTATTACCTCATCCTTTAGCTTTTTTGCGACTGCAGAGGCAATTAGTGCAGTTGGCGCTAATCCTATTTTGGTAGATATAGATCCTCAAACTTATCTCATTAATGCTGAACTAATAGAACAAGAAATAAATTCTAATACCAAGGCAATTATGCCAGTTCATTTATTTGGGAATGCAGTGAATATGACCTTAATAAAATCTTTAGCCAACAAATATGACTTAAAAGTAATCGAAGATTGTGCTCAGGCAACATGCACAATGTGGCAAAATTCCAAAGTTGGTAGTATCGGTGATATAGGCTGTTTTAGCTTTTTCCCTACTAAGAATTTAGGAGCTGCTGGAGATGGTGGAGCAGTAACAACTTCAGATCATAAGATTGCCAAAAAAATAAGAGAACTGGCTGTTCATGGTAGCCCAATAAGATATCACCATACACAAATAGGATATAACAGCAGACTTGATACCATTCAAGCTGCAATATTAAACATTAAAATTAAATATATTTCTAAGTGGATTAATAATCGCCAAAAAATTGCTAAAAATTACCTTGATTTATTAGAAAAAAATCCATTTATTAGTTTTCCAAAAATTAGCTCTGATTCAATTTCCCATTCTTGGAATCAATTTGTCATCAAATTAAGAAACGATAAATATTTTTTAAATGAAGATTTTTCAAATTTATTTGATACTGATTGCAAAAAATACTATTCCTTAAGGAATTTGGTAAAAAAACAACTTTTTGAAAAAGGTATTAATTCAATTATTTATTACCCAATTCCAATACACGCACAAATAGCTTACAAAAATAAAAATTTTTCTAGAACAAAACTCATAAATACAGAGAGAATTTGTACAGAAGTTCTTAGTCTTCCAATGTTTCCTGAAATTTCTTATGAAGAGCAAGTTTATGTTGCAGAAAATTTAAATAAAGTTTTAAAGAATTCTATAGAGGAAATTCAAATTTCAGCATAAAGTGATTTAAATAATCTTTGTTGTATGTTGTGACTAACAATAGGGCTTGAATAATTATTTTTTTCTAAATTAGATATCTCCCCATTTAATAATTCTGAATTTGACACTTTAGATAATTCAGGAATCCAATATTTTATATATTCGCAAATAGGATCAAATTTTTTTGCTTGGGTATATGGATTAAATATTCTAAGTGGTTTTGGATCCATACCGCTACTGGCGCTCCACTGCCATCCCCCATTATTTGCAGCTAAGTCTCCATCAACCAATGTCTCCATAA from Prochlorococcus marinus XMU1402 includes the following:
- a CDS encoding thioredoxin family protein, whose translation is MVRTNSMVLQLGFQLPNFEMLNANSSKNEYFNSHNLDNRHLLLMFVCAHCPFVKYIENQIFTLSKEIENTVQTVAISSNDIVTHPSDSPNNLRLQAQSQGWSFPYLYDENQNFAKELKAACTPDFYLFSNKGDGDFLLFYHGQLDDSRPGNNIPLSGKDLRSAVRDLNQDNSYPSNQIPSLGCNIKWTPGKEPSWFK
- a CDS encoding DegT/DnrJ/EryC1/StrS family aminotransferase; translated protein: MQIPPFTLNRQYQEIGSEIESEVSKVLKGGQYIGGQEIAKFEESFSNLIGVENTIGCNSGTDALVLALRALDIGVGDEVITSSFSFFATAEAISAVGANPILVDIDPQTYLINAELIEQEINSNTKAIMPVHLFGNAVNMTLIKSLANKYDLKVIEDCAQATCTMWQNSKVGSIGDIGCFSFFPTKNLGAAGDGGAVTTSDHKIAKKIRELAVHGSPIRYHHTQIGYNSRLDTIQAAILNIKIKYISKWINNRQKIAKNYLDLLEKNPFISFPKISSDSISHSWNQFVIKLRNDKYFLNEDFSNLFDTDCKKYYSLRNLVKKQLFEKGINSIIYYPIPIHAQIAYKNKNFSRTKLINTERICTEVLSLPMFPEISYEEQVYVAENLNKVLKNSIEEIQISA
- a CDS encoding phosphoglucomutase/phosphomannomutase family protein — its product is MTADKSDKIKFGTDGWRGIIGFDFNLSNLSRVVVAACQELHYQYYKEVNSKKIIIGYDRRFMACEFAKQIVPFVRGCGFEPILSNSFVTTPSCSFYAKEVGCLGALVITASHNPYNWLGLKIKSFNGCSVDESFTSAIEKRFMLGNSIEKIDGVNQLVDIKKFHLDRIKSLFDIDFISNRLKKLKLRIFVDSMHGSAANCMAEIFASNDLEVISEIRKDADPFFGGKPPEPLLNYVNDLNQILRKNSTNEVKTLGIIFDGDGDRIAAIDEKGRYSSTQDLLPYFISYLGEIKNNSYPVLKTVSGSDIIKNISESQNRDVFELPVGFKYIAEKMIKEKIFIGGEESGGVGFGDFMPERDALYAAMVLLNGIAEKSQYLYQTLDEIQKDFGPSFYKRIDIKFPNQSEKNKVKEFIIQNIPENINNHKLKSISKIDGIKLRIDKNFWLLFRFSGTEPLLRLYCEAPKKSYLDELLEWGQVFINLTGK
- the fabI gene encoding enoyl-ACP reductase FabI translates to MLLNLTGKKILVTGIANNRSIAWGIAQQLSKAGAELGITYLPDDKGRFESKVRELTEPLNPSLFLPLDVQNPAQIEEIFKNIKNNWGQLDGLVHCLAFAGRDELIGDYSATTSEGFDRALNISAYSLAPLCKAAKPLFSDGAGVVSLTYLGSERAIPNYNVMGVAKAALEASVRYLSAELGPEKQVRVNAISAGPIRTLASSAIGGILDMIHNVEEKAPLRRTVTQTEVGNTAAFLLSDLSSGISGQTIYVDAGYCINGM
- a CDS encoding carotenoid oxygenase family protein, whose amino-acid sequence is MTNLQDKKIDKFKIFNKEDWSSAYQNVEKELTKKPLTIRKGNNIKNLNGTLLRNGPGILERGGQWVHHPFDGDGMITSIKFENGQPFLTNRFVKTKGYLEEEKINKFIYRGVFGTQKNGGILNNVLDLKFKNIANTHVIKLGDEILALWEAAGPHAMDPDSLDTIGLTTLKGVLKPNEAFSAHPKKDLNSNESSELLVTFGVQTGPKSTIRLMEFNNAGTNSGELIFDRKDTFNGFAFLHDFAITTNWAIFLQNAIDFNPLPFVMGQRGAAQCLKSNPNKKAKFFIIPRESGLFRGQPPLTIDAPEGFVFHHVNAFEKDSKIVLDSIFYDDFPSVGPDENFRDIDFDKYPEGKLKRSIIDLKKKTSELETLSEQCCEFAVVNPKNLGLKATFSWMASTSQKLGNAPLQAIKKINLSSKEEISWSAGPSGFVSEPIMVPSENSAQEDEGFIFILLWNGERRGSDLVILDAKDLKELAVYELPISIPHGLHGSWVNGI
- the hisB gene encoding imidazoleglycerol-phosphate dehydratase HisB, yielding MSSLRQSEIKRKTNETDISVFINLDGNGISEIDTGIPFLDHMLHQISSHGLFDLKIKAIGDTHIDDHHTNEDVGIALGKAFSKALGERKGISRFGHFFAPLDEALVQVTLDCSGRPHLSYDLQLKAPRIGNYDTELVREFFIAFVNNSGITLHINQIRGSNSHHIVEACFKAFSRAMRMATEIDLRRSDSIPSSKGILEND
- the rdgB gene encoding RdgB/HAM1 family non-canonical purine NTP pyrophosphatase, translating into MKNLYLASKNKGKIEEYKKLLAGVNCKLLLQPESLDVEENGLTFRDNAIKKASEVSRKTNNFSIADDSGICIEALDGKPGIYSSRYAENDQKRIARVLKELDGLQNRSAFFIANICVCSPNGEVIIESEAKCHGNIILKPRGKGGFGYDPIFEERSTRLTFAEMSDDIKDSCSHRGKALKKIIPDLIEIFS